A genomic segment from Halorubrum depositum encodes:
- the hisE gene encoding phosphoribosyl-ATP diphosphatase produces MSDPETDAREDPDAPPEAVLDELFATIESRKSELPEGSYTASLFTHEKGENAVLEKIGEESTEAILAAKDDDLDELTAESADLVYHLLVLLAMKDLDLDDLRGELRERF; encoded by the coding sequence GTGAGCGACCCCGAGACCGACGCGAGGGAGGACCCCGACGCTCCGCCCGAGGCCGTCCTCGACGAGCTGTTCGCCACCATCGAGTCGCGGAAGTCGGAGCTCCCCGAGGGGTCGTACACCGCCTCGCTGTTCACCCACGAGAAAGGCGAGAACGCCGTCTTAGAGAAGATCGGCGAGGAGTCGACCGAGGCCATCCTCGCGGCGAAGGACGACGACCTCGACGAGCTCACCGCCGAGAGCGCCGACCTCGTCTACCACCTGCTGGTGCTGCTCGCGATGAAGGACCTCGACCTTGACGACCTCCGCGGCGAGCTCCGCGAGCGGTTCTGA
- a CDS encoding SHOCT domain-containing protein, translated as MDGKKALYYGAVALAVLIGVSVLVSVVSAILSLAWAVVSGIVTLAVLAGVVYVAYRAGSWFFGSDDASVDADAIGESWSSSSTTDDAPEGRQDRLRRQYVEGQIGEEEFERRIESELQTEELDDIDRELERER; from the coding sequence ATGGACGGGAAGAAGGCCCTCTACTACGGCGCGGTCGCGCTCGCGGTCCTGATCGGCGTCAGCGTCCTCGTCTCCGTCGTCTCGGCGATCCTGAGCCTCGCGTGGGCGGTGGTCTCCGGAATCGTCACGCTCGCGGTTCTCGCCGGGGTCGTCTACGTCGCTTATCGGGCCGGCTCGTGGTTCTTCGGGAGCGACGACGCCTCGGTCGACGCGGACGCGATCGGCGAGTCGTGGTCCTCCTCGTCGACGACCGACGACGCGCCGGAGGGCCGACAGGACCGGCTCCGCCGGCAGTACGTCGAGGGACAGATCGGCGAAGAGGAGTTCGAGCGCCGGATCGAAAGCGAGCTGCAGACGGAGGAGCTCGACGACATCGACCGGGAGCTCGAGCGGGAGCGGTAG